A genomic region of Eucalyptus grandis isolate ANBG69807.140 chromosome 5, ASM1654582v1, whole genome shotgun sequence contains the following coding sequences:
- the LOC104446026 gene encoding L-type lectin-domain containing receptor kinase IX.1 has translation MPVGNNVPTTSRRGGEEDNYGAEFALIEDLARLSPKTFSLEWLKIVTDSFADDRILGSGGSGTVYEGHWGDAHGRVAVKIIKPDSPRAKKEFSSEVRTLSQLRHKNLVQLIGYCHEVNEFIVVYEFIGGGSLEDHLFGDRPLLTWESRYNIALELALALHYLHKLCHQCVIHRDIKSSNVMLDEKFVVKLGDFGLARLVDHTGVPNTTELLGTWGYVAPECFRESKATMKSDVYSFGVVLLEIVCGIKVIGSRLGKQGLGLVPWVWKRYGSWSWAGRGNLSWHWRDNFLKVVDRRLSGDFNKKQAEVLLIVGLWCANPIAESRPSIEEAMDVLNFKKEPPTIPTQMPSFSIN, from the coding sequence ATGCCAGTGGGAAATAACGTACCTACGACAAGCAGGAGAGGTGGAGAAGAAGACAATTATGGAGCGGAGTTTGCATTAATTGAAGATTTGGCAAGGCTGAGTCCCAAGACGTTCTCCCTTGAATGGTTGAAGATCGTGACTGATTCCTTTGCAGATGACAGGATTCTGGGAAGTGGAGGTTCTGGGACCGTGTACGAAGGGCACTGGGGAGATGCTCACGGACGGGTTGCCGTAAAGATAATAAAACCTGATTCGCCCCGAGCAAAAAAGGAGTTTTCATCCGAGGTGAGGACATTAAGCCAACTTAGGCACAAAAACTTGGTGCAACTTATAGGCTATTGTCACGAGGTGAATGAATTCATTGTGGTTTACGAATTCATTGGAGGAGGTAGCTTGGAGGATCATTTGTTTGGAGACAGACCCTTGTTGACATGGGAAAGCAGGTATAACATCGCTCTGGAATTAGCCTTGGCACTGCACTACCTGCACAAACTATGTCATCAATGCGTGATCCACAGGGATATCAAATCTAGTAATGTCATGCTTGATGAAAAGTTTGTGGTGAAATTGGGAGATTTCGGCTTGGCTAGGCTAGTTGACCACACTGGAGTGCCAAACACAACCGAATTGTTGGGAACATGGGGTTACGTGGCTCCGGAATGCTTTCGAGAAAGTAAGGCGACAATGAAATCTGATGTCTACAGTTTTGGAGTCGTCCTTTTGGAAATAGTATGTGGGATAAAAGTAATCGGCTCAAGACTAGGAAAGCAAGGCCTAGGCCTTGTACCGTGGGTTTGGAAGCGTTATGGGAGCTGGAGCTGGGCCGGGCGCGGGAACTTGAGCTGGCACTGGCGCGACAATTTTCTCAAGGTGGTGGACCGGAGGCTCAGCGGGGATTTCAACAAGAAACAGGCGGAGGTTTTGTTGATTGTGGGGCTGTGGTGTGCTAATCCCATTGCTGAGTCTCGGCCGTCCATTGAAGAGGCAATGGACGTTTTGAACTTCAAGAAAGAGCCTCCCACAATCCCCACGCAGATGCCTAGTTTCAGCATTAATTGA